The Tripterygium wilfordii isolate XIE 37 chromosome 17, ASM1340144v1, whole genome shotgun sequence genome has a window encoding:
- the LOC119981738 gene encoding elicitor-responsive protein 3, giving the protein MEEYTYPRGGILELLLVNAEGIRHTNIVGTPTYYVIIECGDQLHRSKLSSGEDGKAWWNEKFRFEFSISDWKSLTHLKLKIMDQELFSSDKGFVGETIIHIGGIITEGSDTQLLEVKPAPYNVVLEDDTYRGELKIGFKFITYKEEHLQTTRECCAANVNEPRKSVCRSILINVCKFSWRRFFFFCNKNASTNNPRKIN; this is encoded by the exons ATGGAAGAATACACATACCCAAGAGGAGGAATACTTGAATTGCTGCTAGTTAATGCTGAAGGAATTAGGCACACTAATATTGTTG GAACGCCTACATATTACGTGATAATAGAATGCGGAGATCAACTGCATAGAAGCAAGTTATCATCAG GTGAAGATGGAAAAGCATGGTGGAATGAGAAATTTAGGTTCGAATTCTCAATATCGGATTGGAAAAGCTTAACCCATCTCAAGCTCAAGATCATGGACCAGGAACTCTTTTCTTCGGACAAAGGATTTGTCGGCGAAACCAT TATTCACATAGGGGGGATAATAACAGAAGGAAGTGACACACAACTTTTGGAAGTGAAACCTGCTCCTTACAATGTAGTGCTTGAAGATGATACCTACAGAGGAGAGTTAaaaattggattcaaattcATCACTTAT AAAGAAGAGCATCTTCAAACAACCAGAGAATGTTGTGCAGCCAATGTCAATGAACCAAGAAAGTCAGTGTGTAGATCTATTCTGATCAATGTCTGCAAATTTTCATGGAGgagattcttcttcttttgtaacAAAAATGCATCCACAAATAATCCCAGGAAAATTAATTAG